The segment TCACCGCCGGAAATATGATCCACACCAACCAGATGGAGATCCACTACACTcgctcgatctacttttgaaacttccagatacaacacttgcagcatacaaaagaagacagatgaaacacttgaaacatcattctgaaacacttgaaaaaagctcttgaaaacacttgaaaatcattgcaaacatacgcaacatccagctaaacacttgcaacatatgcgtgaaacatatgcaacatccacataaacacacttacaacatTCGTCCCAAAAAaatacagatgaaacattagtAACAGATATTTGCAACATATATACAACCATTGcatcatatgcaacatcccaatctacttttgcaacatccatctgaaacacttgcaacatacctctgaaacatttgaaacacttgaaacatacgcttgcaacatgcgctttcagcaaaACCTGGCAGGTAGGCGGGAGGAGCACTGTACAGCGGGATCTGGCTGTGCAgtcgcggtggagaaggaggatggCAGCGGGTGGGCGGCCGCAGTGAGCGGCTGCGCTACCCCCGACGTCCGACGATAGGGCGCGTGCGGTGCCCCAGATGAGCGGTGCCCGCAGCGATAGCAGCAATCGGGTGGGTGTGGCCTCACGCGACGAGGCGACATCGGCTGTGCGGTCGTAGGGGAGCACGCCGCTACGGTACAGGCGCGGGGCGGTGGAGAAGAAGGCCGACGGGAGGTGCGGTGGAGAGGAAGGCATGCGGGAGGCGCGGCGAAACATGGTCGCAGAGCATAGTCGCGGCCTCACGTGGTGAAGCACGTGATAGGAGAGCGGAGTGGGAAGATATTTTCTCGAGAGATGAAAAGCATATAGAGTACACAGGCCTGTTGGGCCGATAGTGATAGTGTGCAGCCCGTCAAGGAGCGCCCGACGCGGACGTACGTCTTCACTCAAGCATTAACACGAAATATGTCCTTTTTTTATGCGTGGAATGTGTTGCTATTTGTTAGTTATGATATGAAAAGATTGACGCTAGTAAACTATTCTTGTCTACAACGCTCTCTTGAATAATCATGAAGTCCTCGATCTGACCTCAGATGCAATAAAAACTATGCAAATCGATGAGTAGCTAAATAAGACTAGTATATTATACTGTCAGGGGTGGAAACTCATGGAGGCCAAACTGGCCTCCTGCCACCTCTTTCTCTATGAAGTTCTACTGTCCAGTCTATGTCTGCATACATGCTTGCAGGGTCTGCAAGATACTATACAAAAACTATTTTTTTTACCACAAGTGACATATCTTTTGTTTCtttaacactagtagagaaaagaCTTTCGATTCAGCACATTAGTCTCGAGTAGAATTGGACCCAGGATTAATGTGAGCATTACTCCCGAGTCCAAGTTTCTTGAGCGTcagaggacctttagtctcggttggtaacaccaacaaAGACTAAAAAGTCATGCCCTTTAGTTCCGAATTCGTAGTCCCAGTtgggaaaccaggactaaagcctGTTCTTAACCGGGATTAAAGTCCATATGTCTTCTAGTGTAAATTAACCTTGAGTTCTATTCTTACTCTCTGTTAGACTGTTACCTCTAGTTGCTTGTATTAATACTTTGTATGAAGCTTTAATCAGTGATCATTTTACACTTGTGTTAGTATAACACTGATTTGTCCCCACCTTGATTTTTACCTCACTCTCCGCCACTGTATATACTATAGTATCACCAAGCTAATGGCTCTGCTTGGGCTGACGTGGAACAATCCGTGATTGTATACATGTCGGCATATCTCGCGTGTCAAAAGTCATGGCCAGAAACTTATGGCCATTaattagaaaaaaaatagtaTGGCACCCCTGATGTAAACAAAAAATGTTGCACCAAAGACCCACAGACTTCAATAACAACCAGTTTAAATGTAAAAAGATGCATATATAGAAAGCTAGCAGTTGAACACCAAAGTCTCACACTCCCATGACCTAAACCTAAACCTTAGAACAGACGACTCGATCGAGTGGAACTAATTAATTGATTAACATAGTCAACTGCTCACGAGCATCCATATGTTAACGACTAAGCTAGCTAGATGTCTATAGGAAGTTCCTGATGGACTCCTCGAGCTCCTTCACGACGGCCTTCCAGCCGGCATGCGTCGGGTTGATGTCGTCCCAGTAGAAGTACTTGTCCGGCGTGGAGCACAAGCTGTACGCCGCGACGCCGTCCTCCATCTGGCCGCAGTACTCACTCTGGTCGAAGATCTCGCAGCATGGCTCCAGCTTGTGCTTGAACTTCTTCGATAGGGAACCGGAACCGGAAGTGAGGCGCTTGAACATCATTGTCAGGTCGAGGTTGAAGACGGCTGCATCTTTAAACACCTTCTCTTCGAGGTACGCGTTGTGGATGCTCGCGACCTTCTGGCTGTCGCAAGAGCTGCTGTAGTCGCTGGACCTCGACAGCCACGGCGTGCAGCCGATCGGGGGCAGCGTGCTCACCAGCACCTTCTCCACACCCAGGTCCATCAGCTGCTCCACGGCGTCGGCGATCTTGTCTGTCACGTCCTGGGCCATGGCGTTTATCTCGGAGCTGGTCATGTCGTTGACGCGTGCGTAGTCGCGCTTGCCGGAGAAGGCGATGAGCGCGACGGAATCCGTGAGGTCTTTGTCGATGATGCCGTGCCTGACCAGCCTCCTGAACTTGTCCACCTGAGTGCCGAGCTTGGGCGCCTCGTGCGTCCCCTCCATGACGCCGGCGCCGCCGACCGCGAAGTTCATGCCGGACGGGTCGACGCCGTCCTGCTCCCTCCTCCTTTCCGCCGGAGGGGACTCGTCCAGCCCCAGAATCCTCGCTGCAAAGACCAAGAAATAAAGCCATTATAACTACTGTACTGCTCGAGCGAACTTGACGGGCAGGGGATCGGAGCACGTATACCGATGAAATCAGGTAGGACCAAGCCGTTGGAGAAGCGGCCGCTTGCACTCATGCCGTGGTCCTTGTCATTGCTGCCGTACGGGTAATACCAGGCACGCGTCGTCTTGGACAAGTCTGCGAGCGGGTAGTTTCCGGTGTCGGCGTAGTCGTCGCCGAACACGAACAGCTTATACTGCCGGTCAGAGTCGCTGTCACCATGGCGCCGGCACTCCACATTACCAGCTGCTAGCAACAAGAAGACGATCAGAACAGATCAATATATAATGCAAGAGGCCAGGGCAGATCAAGTAGTTTGAGAAATTGTCGACAACAATGCAACGTAAGTTGATCAACATATAtaccaaagttttaaatcttcggctatagcctccgctatctccggctatagctatTTGAGAAGAATTTAGCTAAGTTTTTCCATATACAAGTTAGTCCTTAGCTACCGCTATAGCCGGCTATAGCCTGTTTTCGGATATAGAAAGCTAAATGGCTCAGCCGGTTATTTAAAACCCTGATTATATACGCACCGCTAAGTAggatgcgaacacaaggttgacaagtatccttgtgtgttcgttttgtgatgagtgattgtcaatgtgatccacgaagtaggttgagtggtgactaaccctaccatggcgaaagctatgtgtgcgacatgtcttttggcttgtgttgtgcaggtgtggagctcggatgcggtggtcgacggcgaggtgaaggtcaaggaggacgtgccgtgccgacagaccggagcggtgaaggacggacgtgaggcttggaccgagggacccagaggccgggtgactagccgcggtggctgacacttgggacatcgacaagtgcaagaagacatggagtgacggtgttgaccgggtcaagacggcggacgcgtgagtcgagcgaggctcaggaggacttggcgggccggccggtcgaggacggcggtgacacgcgtcggatgacgggggacgcgtatggagtatgctactcgcggacggtttgatggtttggacctcaaaaccatcggatggacggtttacgggtttgggcctcaaaactcgggcggaggttccgaggagggacggacggcacgtggcggcatcggggagttcgcgtcgaggcgaagctaccgatgagaaggcgcggtggccgtcggatcaagattacaccgggttggacaacaacgcccttgggcttagcggttcaactcatttgtatccaggggcaaaactgggaatgtgtaatagccctgttaaataggatgagggagcccccatctcccttacctcctccagttttcattttctcctttagggttttttcctctagtttgcttccatgtatgagagaggtccacaactcaaattgtgacttggttttcaaggaatcggtggccgtaaccaccgtatgccctccgggattcatgatttagttgtgttcttgatgtgattttggtgttcttcacgagctccttttgtcccttcttgtttcccctctcgtttcttcgttttcggatggttttggttcgttcttgttgccttggatcgatcaatgacatgagtagaagctttccaccgaaggaaatccactaattcctcacgagatcgtagatccgagcaatttaagttcttgacctatttttttggggggattcttcaattccttcgattcacggagttagagtttgtttcgggccatgatcctttagaggttgcctttctactcgcttgtgaacccttgtgcaaagtttcaagtcatttggagttgatttgatcaagttatggcttgatttgatttttcccgagaaactgctcattcataccggacgcgtccgatatgatctaggacgtgtccgatatttctcactttagagttttgagctgaaatttggtggagaccttcccttggtgtctaaagagctatggttaaaatttcatgatttttggacaccatttgacgggggttttggatttttctcttttggtcagcttgctgctgaaaataccggacgtgtccgagatcataccggacgtgtccgaaaataccggNNNNNNNNNNNNNNNNNNNNNNNNNNNNNNNNNNNNNNNNNNNNNNNNNNNNNNNNNNNNNNNNNNNNNNNNNNNNNNNNNNNNNNNNNNNNNNNNNNNNNNNNNNNNNNNNNNNNNNNNNNNNNNNNNNNNNNNNNNNNNNNNNNNNNNNNNNNNNNNNNNNNNNNNNNNNNNNNNNNNNNNNNNNNNNNNNNNNNNNNNNNNNNNNNNNNNNNNNNNNNNNNNNNNNNNNNNNNNNNNNNNNNNNNNNNNNNNNNNNNNNNNNNNNNNNNNNNNNNNNNNNNNNNNNNNNNNNNNNNNNNNNNNNNNNNNNNNNNNNNNNNNNNNNNNNNNNNNNNNNNNNNNNNNNNNNNNNNNNNNNNNNNNNNNNNNNNNNNNNNNNNNNNNNNNNNNNNNNNNNNNNNNNNNNNNNNNNNNNNNNNNNNNNNNNNNNNNNNNNNNNNNNNNNNNNNNNNNNNNNNNNNNNNNNNNNNNNNNNNNNNNNNNNNNNNNNNNNNNNNNNNNNNNNNNNNNNNNNNNNNNNNNNNNNNNNNNNNNNNNNNNNNNNNNNNNNNNNNNNNNNNNNNNNNNNNNNNNNNNNNNNNNNNNNNNNNNNNNNNNNNNNNNNNNNNNNNNNNNNNNNNNNNNNNNNNNNNNNNNNNNNNNNNNNNNNNNNNNNNNNNNNNNNNNNNNNNNNNNNNNNNNNNNNNNNNNNNNNNNNNNNNNNNNNNNNNNNNNNNNNNNNNNNNNNNNNNNNNNNNNNNNNNNNNNNNNNNNNNNNNNNNNNNNNNNNNNNNNNNNNNNNNNNNNNNNNNNNNNNNNNNNNNNNNNNNNNNNNNNNNNNNNNNNNNNNNNNNNNNNNNNNNNNNNNNNNNNNNNNNNNNNNNNNNNNNNNNNNNNNNNNNNNNNNNNNNNNNNNNNNNNNNNNNNNNNNNNNNNNNNNNNNNNNNNNNNNNNNNNNNNNNNNNNNNNNNNNNNNNNNNNNNNNNNNNNNNNNNNNNNNNNNNNNNNNNNNNNNNNNNNNNNNNNNNNNNNNNNNNNNNNNNNNNNNNNNNNNNNNNNNNNNNNNNNNNNNNNNNNNNNNNNNNNNNNNNNNNNNNNNNNNNNNNNNNNNNNNNNNNNNNNNNNNNNNNNNNNNNNNNNNNNNNNNNNNNNNNNNNNNNNNNNNNNNNNNNNNNNNNNNNNNNNNNNNNNNNNNNNNNNNNNNNNNNNNNNNNNNNNNNNNNNNNNNNNNNNNNNNNNNNNNNNNNNNNNNNNNNNNNNNNNNNNNNNNNNNNNNNNNNNNNNNNNNNNNNNNNNNNNNNNNNNNNNNNNNNNNNNNNNNNNNNNNNNNNNNNNNNNNNNNNNNNNNNNNNNNNNNNNNNNNNNNNNNNNNNNNNNNNNNNNNNNNNNNNNNNNNNNNNNNNNNNNNNNNNNNNNNNNNNNNNNNNNNNNNNNNNNNNNNNNNNNNNNNNNNNNNNNNNNNNNNNNNNNNNNNNNNNNNNNNNNNNNNNNNNNNNNNNNNNNNNNNNNNNNNNNNNNNNNNNNNNNNNNNNNNNNNNNNNNNNNNNNNNNNNNNNNNNNNNNNNNNNNNNNNNNNNNNNNNNNNNNNNNNNNNNNNNNNNNNNNNNNNNNNNNNNNNNNNNNNNNNNNNNNNNNNNNNNNNNNNNNNNNNNNNNNNNNNNNNNNNNNNNNNNNNNNNNNNNNNNNNNNNNNNNNNNNNNNNNNNNNNNNNNNNNNNNNNNNNNNNNNNNNNNNNNNNNNNNNNNNNNNNNNNNNNNNNNNNNNNNNNNNNNNNNNNNNNNNNNNNNNNNNNNNNNNNNNNNNNNNNNNNNNNNNNNNNNNNNNNNNNNNNNNNNNNNNNNNNNNNNNNNNNNNNNNNNNNNNNNNNNNNNNNNNNNNNNNNNNNNNNNNNNNNNNNNNNNNNNNNNNNNNNNNNNNNNNNNNNNNNNNNNNNNNNNNNNNNNNNNNNNNNNNNNNNNNNNNNNNNNNNNNNNNNNNNNNNNNNNNNNNNNNNNNNNNNNNNNNNNNNNNNNNNNNNNNNNNNNNNNNNNNNNNNNNNNNNNNNNNNNNNNNNNNNNNNNNNNNNNNNNNNNNNNNNNNNNNNNNNNNNNNNNNNNNNNNNNNNNNNNNNNNNNNNNNNNNNNNNNNNNNNNNNNNNNNNNNNNNNNNNNNNNNNNNNNNNNNNNNNNNNNNNNNNNNNNNNNNNNNNNNNNNNNNNNNNNNNNNNNNNNNNNNNNNNNNNNNNNNNNNNNNNNNNNNNNNNNNNNNNNNNNNNNNNNNNNNNNNNNNNNNNNNNNNNNNNNNNNNNNNNNNNNNNNNNNNNNNNNNNNNNNNNNNNNNNNNNNNNNNNNNNNNNNNNNNNNNNNNNNNNNNNNNNNNNNNNNNNNNNNNNNNNNNNNNNNNNNNNNNNNNNNNNNNNNNNNNNNNNNNNNNNNNNNNNNNNNNNNNNNNNNNNNNNNNNNNNNNNNNNNNNNNNNNNNNNNNNNNNNNNNNNNNNNNNNNNNNNNNNNNNNNNNNNNNNNNNNNNNNNNNNNNNNNNNNNNNNNNNNNNNNNNNNNNNNNNNNNNNNNNNNNNNNNNNNNNNNNNNNNNNNNNNNNNNNNNNNNNNNNNNNNNNNNNNNNNNNNNNNNNNNNNNNNNNNNNNNNNNNNNNNNNNNNNNNNNNNNNNNNNNNNNNNNNNNNNNNNNNNNNNNNNNNNNNNNNNNNNNNNNNNNNNNNNNNNNNNNNNNNNNNNNNNNNNNNNNNNNNNNNNNNNNNNNNNNNNNNNNNNNNNNNNNNNNNNNNNNNNNNNNNNNNNNNNNNNNNNNNNNNNNNNNNNNNNNNNNNNNNNNNNNNNNNNNNNNNNNNNNNNNNNNNNNNNNNNNNNNNNNNNNNNNNNNNNNNNNNNNNNNNNNNNNNNNNNNNNNNNNNNNNNNNNNNNNNNNNNNNNNNNNNNNNNNNNNNNNNNNNNNNNNNNNNNNNNNNNNNNNNNNNNNNNNNNNNNNNNNNNNNNNNNNNNNNNNNNNNNNNNNNNNNNNNNNNNNNNNNNNNNNNNNNNNNNNNNNNNNNNNNNNNNNNNNNNNNNNNNNNNNNNNNNNNNNNNNNNNNNNNNNNNNNNNNNNNNNNNNNNNNNNNNNNNNNNNNNNNNNNNNNNNNNNNNNNNNNNNNNNNNNNNNNNNNNNNNNNNNNNNNNNNNNNNNNNNNNNNNNNNNNNNNNNNNNNNNNNNNNNNNNNNNNNNNNNNNNNNNNNNNNNNNNNNNNNNNNNNNNNNNNNNNNNNNNNNNNNNNNNNNNNNNNNNNNNNNNNNNNNNNNNNNNNNNNNNNNNNNNNNNNNNNNNNNNNNNNNNNNNNNNNNNNNNNNNNNNNNNNNNNNNNNNNNNNNNNNNNNNNNNNNNNNNNNNNNNNNNNNNNNNNNNNNNNNNNNNNNNNNNNNNNNNNNNNNNNNNNNNNNNNNNNNNNNNNNNNNNNNNNNNNNNNNNNNNNNNNNNNNNNNNNNNNNNNNNNNNNNNNNNNNNNNNNNNNNNNNNNNNNNNNNNNNNNNNNNNNNNNNNNNNNNNNNNNNNNNNNNNNNNNNNNNNNNNNNNNNNNNNNNNNNNNNNNNNNNNNNNNNNNNNNNNNNNNNNNNNNNNNNNNNNNNNNNNNNNNNNNNNNNNNNNNNNNNNNNNNNNNNNNNNNNNNNNNNNNNNNNNNNNNNNNNNNNNNNNNNNNNNNNNNNNNNNNNNNNNNNNNNNNNNNNNNNNNNNNNNNNNNNNNNNNNNNNNNNNNNNNNNNNNNNNNNNNNNNNNNNNNNNNNNNNNNNNNNNNNNNNNNNNNNNNNNNNNNNNNNNNNNNNNNNNNNNNNNNNNNNNNNNNNNNNNNNNNNNNNNNNNNNNNNNNNNNNNNNNNNNNNNNNNNNNNNNNNNNNNNNNNNNNNNNNNNNNNNNNNNNNNNNNNNNNNNNNNNNNNNNNNNNNNNNNNNNNNNNNNNNNNNNNNNNNNNNNNNNNNNNNNNNNNNNNNNNNNNNNNNNNNNNNNNNNNNNNNNNNNNNNNNNNNNNNNNNNNNNNNNNNNNNNNNNNNNNNNNNNNNNNNNNNNNNNNNNNNNNNNNNNNNNNNNNNNNNNNNNNNNNNNNNNNNNNNNNNNNNNNNNNNNNNNNNNNNNNNNNNNNNNNNNNNNNNNNNNNNNNNNNNNNNNNNNNNNNNNNNNNNNNNNNNNNNNNNNNNNNNNNNNNNNNNNNNNNNNNNNNNNNNNNNNNNNNNNNNNNNNNNNNNNNNNNNNNNNNNNNNNNNNNNNNNNNNNNNNNNNNNNNNNNNNNNNNNNNNNNNNNNNNNNNNNNNNNNNNNNNNNNNNNNNNNNNNNNNNNNNNNNNNNNNNNNNNNNNNNNNNNNNNNNNNNNNNNNNNNNNNNNNNNNNNNNNNNNNNNNNNNNNNNNNNNNNNNNNNNNNNNNNNNNNNNNNNNNNNNNNNNNNNNNNNNNNNNNNNNNNNNNNNNNNNNNNNNNNNNNNNNNNNNNNNNNNNNNNNNNNNNNNNNNNNNNNNNNNNNNNNNNNNNNNNNNNNNNNNNNNNNNNNNNNNNNNNNNNNNNNNNNNNNNNNNNNNNNNNNNNNNNNNNNNNNNNNNNNNNNNNNNNNNNNNNNNNNNNNNNNNNNNNNNNNNNNNNNNNNNNNNNNNNNNNNNNNNNNNNNNNNNNNNNNNNNNNNNNNNNNNNNNNNNNNNNNNNNNNNNNNNNNNNNNNNNNNNNNNNNNNNNNNNNNNNNNNNNNNNNNNNNNNNNNNNNNNNNNNNNNNNNNNNNNNNNNNNNNNNNNNNNNNNNNNNNNNNNNNNNNNNNNNNNNNNNNNNNNNNNNNNNNNNNNNNNNNNNNNNNNNNNNNNNNNNNNNNNNNNNNNNNNNNNNNNNNNNNNNNNNNNNNNNNNNNNNNNNNNNNNNNNNNNNNNNNNNNNNNNNNNNNNNNNNNNNNNNNNNNNNNNNNNNNNNNNNNNNNNNNNNNNNNNNNNNNNNNNNNNNNNNNNNNNNNNNNNNNNNNNNNNNNNNNNNNNNNNNNNNNNNNNNNNNNNNNNNNNNNNNNNNNNNNNNNNNNNNNNNNNNNNNNNNNNNNNNNNNNNNNNNNNNNNNNNNNNNNNNNNNNNNNNNNNNNNNNNNNNNNNNNNNNNNNNNNNNNNNNNNNNNNNNNNNNNNNNNNNNNNNNNNNNNNNNNNNNNNNNNNNNNNNNNNNNNNNNNNNNNNNNNNNNNNNNNNNNNNNNNNNNNNNNNNNNNNNNNNNNNNNNNNNNNNNNNNNNNNNNNNNNNNNNNNNNNNNNNNNNNNNNNNNNNNNNNNNNNNNNNNNNNNNNNNNNNNNNNNNNNNNNNNNNNNNNNNNNNNNNNNNNNNNNNNNNNNNNNNNNNNNNNNNNNNNNNNNNNNNNNNNNNNNNNNNNNNNNNNNNNNNNNNNNNNNNNNNNNNNNNNNNNNNNNNNNNNNNNNNNNNNNNNNNNNNNNNNNNNNNNNNNNNNNNNNNNNNNNNNNNNNNNNNNNNNNNNNNNNNNNNNNNNNNNNNNNNNNNNNNNNNNNNNNNNNNNNNNNNNNNNNNNNNNNNNNNNNNNNNNNNNNNNNNNNNNNNNNNNNNNNNNNNNNNNNNNNNNNNNNNNNNNNNNNNNNNNNNNNNNNNNNNNNNNNNNNNNNNNNNNNNNNNNNNNNNNNNNNNNNNNNNNNNNNNNNNNNNNNNNNNNNNNNNNNNNNNNNNNNNNNNNNNNNNNNNNNNNNNNNNNNNNNNNNNNNNNNNNNNNNNNNNNNNNNNNNNNNNNNNNNNNNNNNNNNNNNNNNNNNNNNNNNNNNNNNNNNNNNNNNNNNNNNNNNNNNNNNNNNNNNNNNNNNNNNNNNNNNNNNNNNNNNNNNNNNNNNNNNNNNNNNNNNNNNNNNNNNNNNNNNNNNNNNNNNNNNNNNNNNNNNNNNNNNNNNNNNNNNNNNNNNNNNNNNNNNNNNNNNNNNNNNNNNNNNNNNNNNNNNNNNNNNNNNNNNNNNNNNNNNNNNNNNNNNNNNNNNNNNNNNNNNNNNNNNNNNNNNNNNNNNNNNNNNNNNNNNNNNNNNNNNNNNNNNNNNNNNNNNNNNNNNNNNNNNNNNNNNNNNNNNNNNNNNNNNNNNNNNNNNNNNNNNNNNNNNNNNNNNNNNNNNNNNNNNNNNNNNNNNNNNNNNNNNNNNNNNNNNNNNNNNNNNNNNNNNNNNNNNNNNNNNNNNNNNNNNNNNNNNNNNNNNNNNNNNNNNNNNNNNNNNNNNNNNNNNNNNNNNNNNNNNNNNNNNNNNNNNNNNNNNNNNNNNNNNNNNNNNNNNNNNNNNNNNNNNNNNNNNNNNNNNNNNNNNNNNNNNNNNNNNNNNNNNNNNNNNNNNNNNNNNNNNNNNNNNNNNNNNNNNNNNNNNNNNNNNNNNNNNNNNN is part of the Miscanthus floridulus cultivar M001 unplaced genomic scaffold, ASM1932011v1 fs_686_2_3, whole genome shotgun sequence genome and harbors:
- the LOC136532678 gene encoding GDSL esterase/lipase At5g03600-like, translated to MPRACTWASSSTAVAAPRSPSATSRISHRFAGSSKAATICDVSTGASGDYAIVVSHNLDNDATARASGDYAIIPSHNPDNGGPNPAQTHLVRAFRHSYCQAAGNVECRRHGDSDSDRQYKLFVFGDDYADTGNYPLADLSKTTRAWYYPYGSNDKDHGMSASGRFSNGLVLPDFIARILGLDESPPAERRREQDGVDPSGMNFAVGGAGVMEGTHEAPKLGTQVDKFRRLVRHGIIDKDLTDSVALIAFSGKRDYARVNDMTSSEINAMAQDVTDKIADAVEQLMDLGVEKVLVSTLPPIGCTPWLSRSSDYSSSCDSQKVASIHNAYLEEKVFKDAAVFNLDLTMMFKRLTSGSGSLSKKFKHKLEPCCEIFDQSEYCGQMEDGVAAYSLCSTPDKYFYWDDINPTHAGWKAVVKELEESIRNFL